In Rhizobiales bacterium NRL2, a genomic segment contains:
- a CDS encoding sugar ABC transporter permease, whose protein sequence is MIRLERRPQPSRAVVWMTPVLAVLLTVAAGMVLFAILGVDPVRAVGIIFLSPFSDAYSLSELIVKATPLILIGVGLSLGFRAGVWNIGAEGQFVIGALTGGAVALAFYDISGVWLLPLMSLAAIAGGMAWAAVPAFLRTRFGTNEILVSLMLTYVAILLLSAMVTGPLRDPDGFNFPESRIFHDSALMPPLFEQGRANVGFLVALAAAATGWILLGRHVVGFQIRLMGQSPRAARFAGFREKRIIWFCLMVSGGLAGLAGVFEAAGPVEQLVPALPAGYGFTAIIVAFLGRLNPIGIVLAGFVIAVTYIGGEAAQIQMQLPAAVTRVFQGMLLFFLLGMDLLAGFRFRLRLPRRANVVETP, encoded by the coding sequence GTGATCCGGCTGGAACGACGTCCGCAGCCTTCCCGGGCAGTGGTTTGGATGACGCCGGTGCTGGCTGTTCTGCTGACAGTCGCCGCCGGCATGGTGCTGTTCGCGATTCTGGGCGTCGACCCGGTACGGGCGGTGGGGATCATCTTCCTTTCGCCTTTCTCGGACGCCTACAGCCTCTCGGAACTGATCGTGAAGGCGACGCCGCTGATCCTGATCGGCGTCGGACTGTCGCTCGGCTTCCGGGCCGGGGTCTGGAACATCGGCGCGGAGGGCCAGTTCGTCATCGGCGCGCTGACCGGCGGCGCTGTGGCGCTCGCGTTCTACGACATCTCCGGCGTCTGGCTGCTGCCGCTCATGAGTCTCGCGGCAATCGCCGGCGGTATGGCCTGGGCCGCCGTGCCGGCCTTCCTGCGCACCCGCTTCGGCACCAACGAGATACTGGTCAGCCTGATGCTGACCTATGTCGCCATCCTGCTGCTGAGCGCCATGGTCACCGGCCCGCTGCGCGATCCCGATGGCTTCAACTTTCCGGAAAGCCGCATCTTCCACGACAGCGCCCTGATGCCCCCGCTTTTCGAGCAGGGCCGGGCCAATGTCGGCTTCCTCGTGGCGCTCGCCGCCGCCGCCACGGGCTGGATCCTGCTCGGCCGGCATGTGGTCGGCTTCCAGATCCGACTGATGGGCCAGTCGCCGCGCGCGGCCCGCTTCGCGGGCTTCCGTGAAAAGCGGATCATCTGGTTCTGCCTGATGGTCTCCGGCGGGCTGGCGGGCCTTGCCGGCGTGTTCGAGGCCGCAGGCCCGGTCGAACAGCTCGTGCCGGCCCTGCCCGCGGGCTATGGTTTCACGGCGATCATCGTGGCCTTCCTCGGACGCCTGAACCCGATCGGCATCGTGCTGGCCGGCTTCGTCATCGCGGTGACCTATATCGGCGGCGAGGCGGCGCAGATCCAGATGCAGCTTCCCGCCGCCGTCACCCGCGTCTTCCAGGGCATGCTGCTGTTCTTCCTGCTGGGCATGGACCTGCTGGCCGGTTTCCGCTTCCGCCTCAGGCTGCCGCGCCGCGCCAACGTGGTGGAGACGCCCTGA
- a CDS encoding cob(I)yrinic acid a,c-diamide adenosyltransferase: MAEQEDPNARHNEKMAKKKAARDKIMATKTGEKGLIVVHTGKGKGKSTAAFGMIFRCIAHGMRCAVVQFIKGGMDTGERRLIEERFSDLCTFETMGEGFTWETQDRERDVANARAAWERAKQLILDPEVKMVLLDELNIALRYDYIPVEEIVDFLKNEKPEMTHVVITGRNAKDELLEIADLATEMTMLAHPFRAGVKAQQGVEF; this comes from the coding sequence ATGGCCGAGCAAGAAGATCCCAACGCCCGCCACAACGAGAAGATGGCCAAGAAGAAGGCCGCGCGGGACAAGATCATGGCCACCAAGACCGGCGAGAAGGGCCTGATCGTGGTCCACACCGGCAAGGGCAAGGGCAAGTCGACCGCCGCCTTCGGCATGATCTTCCGCTGTATCGCCCACGGCATGCGCTGCGCCGTGGTGCAGTTCATCAAGGGCGGCATGGACACCGGCGAGCGGCGTCTGATCGAGGAGCGCTTCTCCGACCTCTGCACCTTCGAGACCATGGGCGAGGGCTTCACCTGGGAGACCCAGGACCGCGAGCGCGACGTCGCCAATGCCCGCGCCGCCTGGGAGCGCGCCAAGCAGCTCATCCTCGACCCGGAAGTGAAGATGGTCCTGCTGGACGAACTCAACATCGCGCTGCGCTACGACTACATCCCGGTCGAGGAGATCGTCGATTTCCTGAAGAACGAGAAGCCCGAGATGACCCACGTCGTCATCACCGGCCGCAACGCCAAGGACGAACTGCTGGAGATCGCGGATCTCGCCACCGAGATGACCATGCTCGCCCACCCCTTCCGCGCCGGCGTCAAGGCGCAGCAGGGCGTGGAGTTCTAG
- a CDS encoding cobalt transporter subunit, with translation MTTIRNAAAGATDRRAAVIPAAVAAILIGAFLVFGAGLAQSSTLHNAAHDGRHSFAFPCH, from the coding sequence ATGACCACTATCCGCAATGCCGCCGCCGGCGCCACAGACCGCCGCGCTGCCGTGATTCCCGCCGCCGTCGCGGCGATACTCATCGGCGCTTTCCTTGTTTTCGGCGCCGGCCTGGCCCAGTCCAGCACGCTGCACAACGCGGCGCATGACGGTCGGCACAGCTTCGCCTTTCCCTGCCACTGA
- a CDS encoding cobaltochelatase subunit CobN, with amino-acid sequence MHLLQAQPGQIDDGTEAVDLGQSPADVVFLTAADTEIAALAAARRELGPEAPALRLANLMFLKHPMSVDQYVENTVAGARLVVGRFLGGVGYWSYCIEEIATACRAKGIAFAALPGDEKPDADLKAVSTLDGEPYETLHRYLREGGPGNYRHWLAFCRTMLEGGEAPPPPKRLMRAGLYWPGREAPSLAEVQTDRTRPAAMVVFYRALLQGGSTEPVDALIGALEEAGLQPVPVFVASLKEELSADVLRGIMAEARPDIVLNLTAFAVGKPGEADGSAEILNTVLESEDTPVLQVVMASSSEAAWSESMQGLGPRDIAMHVALPEVDGRVLSRAISFKAEASFDEDVQCAIVTPKPRTDRVRFVAELARNWTTLRRKPAAERKIALVLANYPNRDGRLANGVGLDTPASTVGVLAALDAAGYRIEGAPEASKELMDRIMAGPTNWLTDRTERAGGVVLPTDDYRIFWEGLPEDLRRTVEDRWGAPETDPFHDPARGGFVLSVIEFGNAVVAVQPARGYQIDPKESYHSPDLPPPHGYLAFYCWLRRSFGADAIVHLGKHGNLEWLPGKALALSECCFPEAALGPLPHLYPFIVNDPGEGSQAKRRSAAVIVDHLTPPMTRAETYGALKDLEALVDEYYDAAGLDRRRLEHLKKEILSLVRTEGLDADAGIAPGDDEEAAFQALDNYLCELKEAQIRDGLHIFGQSPDGRQRRDLLVALARVPGRNHGSLHRAIADDLGLGFDPLDCDLGAPWTGPEPDALAKVDNAPWRTAGDTVERIELLAAELVALVELSPPPRPSPIKGEGKEETGFKSSPLVGEVGAERRVGGMPESAKILDRLDSALAPALDSCGAAEMAALLRGLDGRFVPPGPSGAPTRGRADVLPTGRNFFSIDSRAMPTEAAWTLGWKSASRLIERHMQDQGDWPRTMALTAWGTSNMRTGGDDIAQALALVGARPVWEKASRRVTGFEIIPATALGRPRVDVTLRISGFFRDAFPVQIDLFDSAVRAIMALDESPDDNPLAAAFARDAAQLADGGQDRAEAERRAGYRIFGAKPGAYGAGLQALIDERLWENRGDLADSFLNWGGYAYGAGAEGDRARGELETRLANVEAVVQNQDNREHDILDSDDYYQFEGGMSAAVTHLRGAEPVSYHNDHSRPERPVIRTLSEEVGRVVRSRAANPKWIEGVMRHGYKGAFEIAATVDYLFAFAATTSAVGSHHFDLLYRAYLADDAVRGFIAEHNPAALKEIAARLDEAIRRGFWRPRANDATVRLNELIEGG; translated from the coding sequence ATGCATCTCCTCCAGGCGCAGCCCGGACAGATCGACGACGGGACGGAAGCGGTCGACCTGGGCCAGAGCCCGGCCGACGTCGTCTTCCTGACCGCCGCCGACACCGAGATCGCGGCGCTGGCCGCGGCGCGGCGGGAGCTTGGACCGGAAGCGCCGGCATTGCGTCTCGCCAATCTGATGTTCCTGAAGCACCCCATGTCGGTCGACCAGTATGTCGAGAACACCGTCGCCGGCGCGCGGCTGGTGGTCGGGCGTTTCCTGGGCGGCGTCGGCTACTGGTCCTATTGTATCGAGGAGATCGCCACCGCCTGCCGGGCGAAGGGAATCGCCTTCGCCGCCCTCCCCGGCGACGAGAAGCCCGACGCCGACCTCAAGGCCGTCTCGACGCTCGACGGCGAACCATACGAGACGCTGCACCGGTATCTCCGCGAAGGCGGACCCGGCAACTACCGCCACTGGCTCGCGTTCTGCCGCACAATGCTGGAAGGCGGCGAGGCCCCGCCCCCGCCGAAGCGACTCATGCGCGCCGGACTCTACTGGCCCGGCCGGGAAGCGCCCTCGCTCGCCGAGGTGCAGACCGACCGCACCCGGCCGGCGGCCATGGTCGTCTTCTACCGCGCACTGTTGCAGGGCGGCTCGACGGAACCTGTCGACGCGCTGATCGGGGCGCTGGAAGAAGCCGGGCTGCAGCCCGTGCCGGTCTTCGTCGCCAGCCTCAAAGAGGAATTGTCGGCGGACGTGCTGCGCGGGATCATGGCTGAGGCGCGCCCCGACATCGTCCTCAACCTGACCGCCTTCGCCGTCGGCAAGCCGGGCGAGGCGGACGGCTCGGCCGAGATCCTGAACACCGTGCTGGAATCGGAGGACACGCCGGTCCTGCAGGTCGTCATGGCCTCCAGCTCCGAGGCGGCCTGGTCGGAGTCCATGCAGGGCCTGGGACCGCGCGACATCGCCATGCACGTCGCCCTGCCGGAAGTGGACGGGCGGGTGCTCAGCCGGGCGATCTCCTTCAAGGCCGAGGCGTCGTTCGACGAGGACGTCCAGTGCGCCATCGTCACGCCGAAGCCCCGCACCGACCGCGTCCGGTTCGTCGCCGAACTGGCGCGCAACTGGACGACGCTGCGCCGCAAGCCCGCTGCCGAACGCAAGATCGCGCTGGTGCTCGCCAACTACCCCAACCGCGACGGACGGCTCGCCAACGGCGTCGGGCTGGACACGCCCGCCAGCACGGTCGGGGTCCTCGCTGCGCTCGATGCCGCCGGCTACCGCATCGAGGGCGCGCCTGAGGCAAGCAAGGAGCTGATGGACCGGATCATGGCCGGTCCGACCAACTGGCTGACCGACCGGACCGAACGCGCCGGCGGCGTCGTGCTGCCGACGGACGACTACCGCATTTTCTGGGAAGGCCTGCCGGAAGACCTGCGGCGGACCGTCGAGGACCGCTGGGGCGCGCCGGAAACGGATCCGTTCCACGATCCCGCCCGTGGTGGCTTCGTGCTCTCGGTCATCGAGTTCGGCAACGCCGTCGTCGCGGTACAGCCGGCGCGCGGCTATCAGATCGACCCGAAGGAGAGCTATCACAGCCCCGATCTGCCGCCGCCGCACGGTTATCTCGCTTTCTACTGCTGGCTCCGGCGGTCCTTCGGCGCGGACGCCATCGTCCATCTGGGCAAGCACGGCAATCTGGAATGGCTGCCGGGCAAGGCCCTGGCGCTTTCGGAATGCTGCTTCCCGGAGGCGGCGCTGGGCCCCCTGCCCCATCTCTATCCCTTCATCGTCAACGATCCGGGCGAGGGCTCCCAGGCCAAGCGCCGCAGCGCCGCCGTGATCGTCGACCACCTGACGCCGCCCATGACCCGCGCGGAGACCTATGGCGCGCTGAAGGACCTGGAAGCGCTTGTCGACGAGTACTACGACGCGGCCGGCCTCGACCGCCGCCGGCTGGAGCACCTGAAGAAGGAGATCCTGTCGCTGGTCCGCACCGAAGGGCTGGACGCCGATGCCGGCATCGCCCCTGGCGACGACGAGGAGGCCGCCTTTCAGGCGCTCGACAACTATCTCTGCGAACTCAAGGAAGCGCAGATCCGCGACGGCCTGCATATCTTCGGTCAGTCCCCGGACGGACGGCAGCGCCGCGACCTTCTGGTGGCGCTCGCCCGCGTGCCGGGCCGCAACCACGGTTCGCTCCACCGCGCCATCGCCGACGATCTCGGACTGGGCTTCGATCCGCTGGACTGCGACCTCGGCGCGCCGTGGACGGGACCGGAACCGGATGCGCTGGCGAAGGTCGACAACGCCCCCTGGCGCACGGCGGGCGACACCGTCGAGCGGATCGAACTTCTGGCGGCCGAGTTGGTGGCACTCGTTGAGCTATCACCCCCTCCCCGGCCCTCCCCCATCAAGGGGGAGGGAAAGGAAGAGACCGGCTTCAAATCCTCCCCCCTGGTGGGGGAGGTCGGCGCGGAGCGCCGGGTGGGGGGGATGCCCGAGTCAGCGAAGATTCTCGACCGTCTCGACAGCGCGCTCGCGCCGGCGCTGGATAGCTGCGGCGCGGCGGAGATGGCGGCGCTGCTGCGCGGCCTCGATGGCCGCTTCGTGCCGCCGGGACCGTCGGGCGCGCCGACGCGGGGCCGGGCCGACGTGCTGCCGACGGGCCGCAACTTCTTCTCCATCGACAGCCGCGCCATGCCGACCGAAGCCGCGTGGACGCTGGGCTGGAAGTCCGCCAGCCGACTGATCGAGCGGCACATGCAGGACCAGGGCGACTGGCCCCGCACCATGGCGCTGACCGCCTGGGGCACGTCAAACATGCGCACCGGCGGCGACGACATCGCCCAGGCGCTGGCCCTGGTCGGCGCCCGGCCCGTCTGGGAGAAGGCGTCCCGGCGCGTCACGGGCTTCGAGATCATTCCAGCCACGGCCCTGGGGCGGCCGCGCGTCGACGTCACGCTGCGCATCTCCGGCTTCTTCCGCGACGCCTTTCCCGTGCAGATCGATCTGTTCGATTCGGCGGTGCGCGCGATCATGGCGCTGGACGAGAGCCCCGACGACAACCCGCTGGCCGCCGCCTTCGCCCGCGACGCAGCGCAACTCGCGGACGGCGGGCAGGACCGCGCCGAGGCCGAACGCCGGGCGGGCTACCGCATCTTCGGCGCCAAGCCCGGCGCCTATGGCGCAGGGCTGCAGGCGCTGATCGACGAACGGCTGTGGGAGAACCGGGGCGATCTGGCCGACAGCTTCCTGAACTGGGGCGGCTACGCCTATGGCGCGGGCGCGGAGGGCGACCGGGCGCGCGGCGAACTGGAAACCCGGCTCGCCAACGTCGAGGCGGTTGTCCAGAACCAGGACAACCGCGAGCACGACATCCTCGATTCGGACGACTACTACCAGTTCGAGGGCGGCATGAGCGCCGCGGTCACCCACCTGAGGGGCGCGGAACCGGTCAGCTATCACAATGACCATTCCCGGCCCGAACGTCCCGTCATCCGCACCCTGTCGGAGGAGGTCGGACGCGTCGTGCGTTCGCGCGCCGCGAACCCGAAATGGATCGAAGGCGTGATGCGCCACGGCTACAAGGGCGCCTTCGAAATCGCGGCGACGGTGGACTACCTCTTCGCCTTCGCGGCGACCACCAGCGCGGTCGGCTCGCACCATTTCGACCTGCTCTACCGCGCCTATCTGGCCGACGATGCCGTGCGCGGCTTCATCGCCGAGCACAATCCGGCGGCGCTGAAGGAAATTGCGGCACGGCTGGACGAGGCGATCCGGCGCGGCTTCTGGCGCCCGCGGGCCAATGACGCCACAGTACGACTGAACGAACTGATCGAGGGAGGCTGA
- a CDS encoding cobalamin biosynthesis protein CobW — protein sequence MSTASGKIPATVVTGFLGAGKTTLIRHLLQNAGGKRIALIINEFGDLGVDGEVLKGCGEETCSEDDIVELANGCICCTVADDFIPTMTALLEREVRPDHIVIETSGLALPQPLVKAFNWPDIRTRVTVDGVVTVVDGAAVAEGRFAHDEAALDRQRLSDEMLDHETPLSELFEDQLGCADIVVINKTDLLGEGGLEKVMAELRHDIRPGVQVIRSSHGAVAPAALLGLGIGAEDDIANRPTHHEREGAEDHDHDEFDSFAVELPEIDDPKAFANQVAQVIRAHDILRLKGFASVAGKPMRLVVQAVGPRIDSYFDRPWRAGEPRGTRLVVIGETGFDRAAIEADLRRVYDRAA from the coding sequence ATGAGTACCGCATCGGGCAAGATCCCGGCGACCGTCGTCACCGGCTTTCTCGGCGCCGGCAAGACGACGCTGATCCGACACCTGCTGCAGAATGCCGGTGGCAAACGCATCGCCCTGATCATCAACGAATTCGGCGACCTGGGCGTCGACGGCGAAGTGCTGAAGGGCTGCGGCGAGGAAACCTGCAGTGAGGACGACATCGTGGAACTGGCGAACGGCTGCATCTGCTGCACGGTCGCCGACGATTTCATCCCCACCATGACCGCCCTGCTGGAGCGCGAGGTCCGGCCCGACCACATCGTCATCGAGACCTCCGGGCTCGCCCTGCCCCAGCCCCTGGTGAAGGCGTTCAACTGGCCCGACATCCGCACGCGCGTGACGGTCGACGGCGTGGTCACCGTGGTCGACGGCGCGGCAGTGGCCGAGGGCCGCTTCGCGCACGACGAGGCGGCGCTGGACCGCCAGCGGCTGTCCGACGAGATGCTGGACCACGAAACGCCGCTTTCGGAGCTGTTCGAGGATCAGCTCGGCTGCGCCGACATCGTTGTGATCAACAAGACCGACCTGCTGGGCGAAGGCGGCCTCGAGAAGGTCATGGCGGAGCTCCGGCACGACATCCGCCCCGGCGTGCAGGTGATCCGCTCCAGCCACGGCGCAGTGGCGCCTGCGGCGCTGCTCGGTCTGGGTATCGGCGCGGAGGACGACATCGCCAACCGTCCCACCCATCACGAACGGGAAGGCGCCGAGGACCACGACCATGACGAGTTCGACAGCTTCGCCGTCGAACTGCCGGAGATCGACGATCCGAAGGCCTTCGCGAATCAGGTCGCTCAGGTCATCCGCGCGCACGACATCCTCAGGCTGAAGGGCTTCGCATCCGTCGCCGGCAAGCCGATGCGGCTGGTCGTGCAGGCCGTGGGGCCGCGCATCGACAGCTATTTCGACCGGCCCTGGCGCGCGGGCGAACCCCGGGGGACGAGGCTGGTCGTGATCGGCGAGACCGGCTTCGACCGCGCCGCGATCGAGGCCGACCTGCGCCGCGTCTACGACCGCGCCGCGTAG
- a CDS encoding ABC transporter, protein MEDVPLLELNGVARSFPGVVANRDVSLAVGRGSIHALLGENGAGKSTLVKIIYGVLRPDAGQMFVNGRRHRPQKPADARAAGIGMVFQHFSLFDAMTVEENIALGLPADAIGDDLEHRIRAVSAEYGLKVDPTRRVDDLSVGEKQRVEIVRCLLQSPSLLIMDEPTSVLTPQEAEKLFDILRRLRDRGCSVLYISHKLDEIRAICDAATVLRRGEVVARCDPRKETARSLAAMMIGAELPPPRRAKQTPGDVRLKVDDLSLPAVSEFGTALRGISFELRAGEILGIGGVAGNGQTELMEALIGERPSARRETIVLDGKPVGTRGPVGRRARGMAFVPEERIGHGAVAEMSLAENAIISARGGQGLVRRGFLSFLSAAGYAKRVIEVFRVAATGASAPAGSLSGGNLQKFVVGREVLQEPGVLIAAQPTWGVDAGSAAEIHAALDRLAAAGAAVLVISQDLDELLAISDRFAVLSEGRLSRPRPTGELDIETIGLMMGGRLEEAA, encoded by the coding sequence ATGGAAGACGTCCCCCTGCTGGAACTGAACGGCGTGGCCAGGTCCTTCCCGGGCGTGGTGGCGAACCGCGACGTCAGCCTCGCCGTGGGGCGGGGCAGCATCCATGCCCTGCTGGGCGAGAATGGCGCCGGCAAGTCGACGCTCGTGAAGATCATCTACGGCGTGCTGCGCCCGGACGCGGGGCAGATGTTCGTCAACGGCCGCAGGCATCGTCCGCAGAAGCCTGCCGACGCGCGCGCGGCCGGCATCGGCATGGTCTTCCAGCACTTCTCCCTGTTCGACGCGATGACGGTGGAGGAAAACATCGCCCTCGGCCTGCCGGCGGATGCGATCGGCGACGACCTCGAACACCGTATCCGCGCCGTGTCTGCCGAATATGGCCTGAAGGTGGATCCGACGCGGCGCGTCGACGACCTTTCGGTCGGCGAGAAGCAGCGCGTCGAGATCGTCCGCTGCCTGCTGCAGTCGCCCAGCCTGCTGATCATGGACGAGCCGACGTCGGTGCTGACGCCCCAGGAGGCGGAGAAGCTGTTCGACATTCTCCGGCGTCTCAGAGACCGGGGCTGTTCGGTGCTCTACATCTCTCACAAGCTGGACGAGATCCGGGCCATCTGCGATGCGGCGACTGTGCTGCGCCGCGGCGAGGTGGTCGCGCGATGCGACCCGCGAAAGGAGACCGCGCGGAGCCTCGCGGCCATGATGATCGGGGCGGAACTGCCGCCGCCCCGCCGCGCCAAGCAGACGCCGGGCGACGTGCGCCTGAAGGTGGACGACCTCTCCCTGCCGGCAGTCTCGGAGTTCGGCACGGCGTTGCGCGGTATCTCCTTCGAACTGCGCGCCGGCGAGATCCTGGGCATCGGGGGCGTCGCCGGCAACGGTCAGACCGAGTTGATGGAGGCGCTGATCGGGGAGCGGCCGAGCGCCAGGCGGGAGACCATCGTTCTGGATGGCAAGCCCGTCGGCACACGTGGGCCGGTCGGCCGCCGCGCCCGCGGCATGGCCTTCGTGCCTGAGGAGCGCATCGGCCACGGCGCCGTGGCCGAGATGTCGCTGGCGGAGAACGCGATCATTTCGGCCCGCGGCGGCCAGGGCCTGGTGCGGCGGGGCTTCCTGAGTTTCCTCTCGGCTGCCGGCTACGCGAAACGCGTGATCGAGGTCTTCCGCGTTGCCGCCACGGGCGCCTCTGCACCGGCCGGCAGCCTCTCGGGCGGCAACCTGCAGAAGTTCGTCGTCGGCCGCGAGGTGCTGCAGGAGCCGGGCGTGCTGATCGCCGCCCAACCGACCTGGGGCGTCGACGCCGGTTCGGCCGCCGAGATCCACGCCGCGCTCGACCGCCTGGCGGCCGCCGGCGCAGCAGTGCTGGTGATCAGTCAGGACCTGGACGAACTGCTGGCGATCAGCGACCGGTTCGCCGTGTTGTCGGAAGGCCGGCTGAGCCGTCCGCGGCCGACCGGTGAACTGGATATCGAGACCATCGGGCTGATGATGGGCGGACGTCTGGAGGAGGCTGCGTGA
- a CDS encoding ABC transporter permease, translated as MELAVDILVGMMLAATPLLFAALGELVAERAGVLNLGVEGMMVVGAVTGFIVTAESGSHFAGIAVAAFAGMLMGLLFGLMTQILLANQVATGLALTIFGLGLSALMGQGYSGLSVPPLEAIRLPVLSELPVLGPLLFHHEPMFYLSILLTALVAWFLYATRAGMILRAVGENHHAAHAIGFPVVRVRLAAVAFGGAMAGLGGAYLSVARTPLWSEDMTAGRGWIALAIVVFASWRPGRALLGAYLFGGVTIVQLHVQGAGVDIASQYLSMLPYLATIVVLVLISGGRGAAVLRAPGSLGRTFYASS; from the coding sequence ATGGAGCTCGCCGTCGACATCCTGGTCGGCATGATGCTGGCGGCGACACCGCTGCTGTTCGCGGCGCTGGGCGAACTGGTGGCCGAACGGGCCGGCGTTCTCAATCTGGGCGTCGAGGGCATGATGGTCGTGGGCGCGGTCACCGGGTTCATCGTCACCGCCGAGAGTGGCTCCCACTTTGCCGGCATCGCCGTCGCGGCCTTCGCCGGCATGCTGATGGGGCTGCTGTTCGGGCTGATGACCCAGATCCTGCTCGCCAACCAGGTCGCCACCGGACTGGCGCTGACCATCTTCGGCCTCGGCCTGTCGGCGCTGATGGGTCAGGGCTATTCGGGCCTGTCCGTGCCGCCGCTGGAGGCGATCCGGCTGCCGGTGCTGAGCGAGCTGCCGGTTCTCGGGCCGCTGCTGTTCCACCACGAACCGATGTTCTATCTCTCGATCCTGCTGACCGCGCTGGTCGCCTGGTTCCTCTACGCCACACGCGCCGGGATGATCCTGCGCGCCGTGGGCGAGAACCATCACGCCGCCCATGCCATCGGCTTTCCCGTGGTGCGCGTGCGGCTGGCCGCGGTCGCCTTCGGCGGCGCCATGGCGGGGCTCGGCGGCGCCTATCTCTCGGTGGCGCGGACGCCGCTCTGGTCGGAGGACATGACCGCCGGCCGGGGCTGGATCGCGCTGGCGATTGTCGTCTTCGCCAGCTGGCGGCCCGGTCGTGCGCTGCTCGGCGCCTATCTCTTCGGCGGCGTGACCATCGTCCAGCTTCACGTCCAGGGCGCCGGCGTCGACATCGCCAGCCAGTATCTTTCGATGCTGCCCTATCTCGCCACCATCGTCGTGCTGGTGCTGATCTCCGGCGGGCGGGGGGCGGCGGTGCTGCGGGCGCCGGGCAGCCTGGGCCGGACCTTCTACGCTTCTTCTTGA